From Tripterygium wilfordii isolate XIE 37 chromosome 16, ASM1340144v1, whole genome shotgun sequence, one genomic window encodes:
- the LOC119980685 gene encoding uncharacterized protein LOC119980685 — protein sequence MSDQSRSDRSRLPARNVRQGWVPRGAAAALAVNPPSAIPPSTIPRSTISSNPPGNGTHSHPNNAPPDNRHRMNNASRDHTGRSSNTRKDRGRIETQTGKVKDENLPQLVQEILEKLVKGTLECMICYDMVRRSAPIWSCKSCYAIFHLNCIKKWAGAPTSVDLLAEKNQGFNWRCPGCQSVQLISSKEIRYVCFCGKRPDPPSDFYLTPHSCGEPCGKQLEKEVGGEHSGDLCPHVCVLQCHPGPCPPCKAFAPPRVCPCGKKVITTRCSDRKSLITCGQRCDKLLDCQRHRCERVCHLGPCDPCQVPINASCFCKKKVEVVLCGEMAAKGELKAEDGAFSCNSTCGKTLSCGNHDCVETCHSGLCGECDLMPGRVKLCCCGKTSLQEERQSCLDPIPTCSQICGKALPCGMHHCEEVCHAGDCPPCRILVTQNCRCGSTSRNVECHITTKENEKFACERSCGQKKSCGRHRCSERCCPLSNSYNHHSGIWDPHFCQMACGKKLRCGQHFCESLCHSGHCPPCLDTIFTDLTCACGKTSIPPPLPCGTPTPSCQLPCSVPQPCGHPSSHSCHFGDCPPCSVPVAKECIGGHVVLRNIPCGSKDIRCNKLCGKTRRCGLHACSRTCHLPPCDSSCGPDPVSKASCGQACGAPRRDCRHTCTAPCHPSVSCPDVGCEFPVTISCGCGRLTVAVPCYAGGSSSSSSADTIYEASIVQKLPVPLQPVELNGKKVPLGQRKLMCDDECAKLERKKVLADAFDITPVNLDALHCGVNSVMSELLGDLYRRDPKWVLSVEERCKYLVMGKSRGTTSGLKAHVFCPMLKDKRDAVRLIAERWKVAIYSAGREPKSFIVVHATPKSKAPPRVIGVKGTTALNAFHLPVFDPLVDMDPRFVVSFIDLPREADINALVLRFGGECELVWLNDKNALAVFHDPARAATAMRRLDHASVYYGASAISHSVGALGGSSISNVWGGAGSTEERGALTALKGNSWKKAVLQDPGSREDSSVDEEWSSGSAVQGSAWKVNEAPIAASINRWSAIDSETSLKPAAPSVRIEDHAERVGNQSKSSFESIATSSSSAGQPKAAADVSDNDLTEVVDDWEKAYEKVFGDEDLFINFRKSHQNPQGVCSSTAFIHLRGNGWQLFIFEQRCAVLVFVDVELERLQKKKLSCFTWRFTDCFHAFAGGSSVLIPCSCTMSSAQSLLEDEQQLANAGQKEQRKWECIDWIDSIPGAFNLLLLVHLIFCVFFFSLPFFIVSQFIPLSVHLFMDPEVPSSPSLDGFKKHTLLLSFQSLGVVFGRLSTAPLYVYGTIPVEEFTSSDSAYQYFSFIFWTLTIITLLKYAIIVLRADDDREGGPFALYSLLCRHAKVGLLPNDRTGNEVMHYEAGSPFRIKKESRARRAIKNNKSCHYVMLLLALFGACVMIGDAVLTPAISVLSASSGLQQSLSDMADKFSSSPKAQDHIAEDLNKYVAVPFACAILVCLFTLQQYGTHKIGFVFAPIIIIWLLFIGGVGIHNIVQCEPKIMSAISPVYMYRFIRNIDKRSWRSLGSILLCIAGSEAMFADLGHFSKKSIQIVLVSLIYPVLILCYAGQSAFISKNYENFEDFNHLSRSIPELARHVFVVLSLLASVVGSQASLTGSFSIIKQCLALGCFPRVKVVHTSDKLNGQVYIPDINWLLMVLSLAVTIGFHDAVRIGNAAGLAIVSGMLVTSCLMSLVIALYWEKSWLASASFLLFFGLVEAIYLSACMLNFHKGAWSLVVFIALSLTIMLAWHYGTMKKYELDLQNKVSTEWLTDYSPGLGVARVPGIGFVFTDIVTGIPAFFSHFITNLPAFHKVLIFVSFKSLPVPHLPPSRRYLIGRVGAKTYKIFRCIVRYGYCDHIQDTNDFEEQIIRSIAEFISQEENDFESLVSPEGRMLVVGNPSPEGDAIIPVQDTCSAVGTTSSANNETQITEISPAGDSSDTGFPSVRRKKKVRFTLPANRPKMNVFIREELQELIDARESGTAYFLGRSHLTVRQGSSFLKQFLTKTYVFCNNNCRAHPVALNIPHAALVEVGMVYTI from the exons ATGAGCGATCAGTCCCGCAGTGATCGATCCAGACTTCCTGCAAGAAATGTTCGCCAAGGGTGGGTACCAAGAGGAGCCGCCGCTGCCTTAGCTGTGAACCCACCTTCAGCTATCCCACCTTCAACTATCCCACGTTCTACTATCAGTTCTAACCCACCTGGAAATGGTACGCATTCTCATCCTAACAATGCTCCTCCTGATAATAGACACAGGATGAACAATGCTTCCAGGGACCACACAGGACGGTCTTCAAATACTAGGAAGGATAGGGGGAGGATTGAGACTCAGACTGGGAAAGTGAAGGATGAGAATTTGCCTCAACTTGTGCAAGAAATCCTGGAGAAACTCGTGAAGGGTACACTTGAGTGTATGATTTGTTATGATATGGTGCGAAGGTCTGCTCCCATTTGGTCGTGCAAGAGCTGTTATGCAATTTTCCATTTGAATTGCATCAAGAAATGGGCTGGTGCACCCACTTCCGTTGATCTTTTGGCGGAGAAAAATCAGGGTTTCAATTGGCGGTGCCCTGGTTGTCAATCTGTACAGCTCATTTCATCAAAAGAGATTCGGTATGTTTGTTTCTGTGGGAAGAGACCTGACCCACCTTCTGATTTTTATTTGACACCTCATTCTTGTGGAGAACCCTGTGGAAAGCAGCTTGAGAAAGAGGTTGGTGGTGAGCATAGTGGTGATCTTTGCCCTCATGTTTGTGTGTTACAGTGTCATCCAGGTCCCTGCCCTCCTTGTAAAGCATTTGCACCTCCACGCGTTTGTCCATGTGGGAAGAAAGTAATTACAACAAGATGCTCAGACCGGAAGTCTTTGATCACTTGTGGTCAGCGTTGTGATAAGCTTCTTGACTGCCAGCGTCACCGTTGTGAACGTGTTTGCCATCTTGGTCCATGCGATCCTTGTCAGGTCCCGATTAACGCCTCTTGTTTTTGCAAGAAAAAGGTGGAGGTGGTTCTATGTGGAGAAATGGCTGCGAAAGGTGAACTTAAAGCTGAAGATGGTGCTTTTTCCTGTAATTCAACTTGTGGAAAGACGCTGAGTTGTGGAAATCATGATTGTGTAGAAACATGTCATTCTGGCCTTTGTGGAGAGTGTGATTTGATGCCTGGCAGGGTTAAGTTGTGCTGTTGTGGAAAGACTAGCTTGCAGGAGGAACGCCAAAGTTGTTTGGACCCAATTCCTACTTGTTCACAGATATGTGGTAAGGCCCTTCCTTGTGGGATGCATCACTGTGAGGAGGTATGCCATGCTGGGGATTGTCCACCCTGTAGGATTCTTGTCACACAAAACTGTCGATGTGGATCAACATCTAGGAATGTGGAATGCCATATAACAACCAAGGAAAATGAGAAATTTGCATGTGAAAGATCTTGCGGGCAGAAGAAGAGCTGTGGGAGGCACAGGTGTAGTGAGAGGTGCTGCCCTCTCTCAAATTCTTACAATCATCATTCTGGGATTTGGGATCCGCACTTTTGCCAGATGGCATGTGGCAAGAAGCTAAGATGTGGACAGCATTTTTGTGAATCATTATGTCACAGTGGCCATTGCCCACCTTGTCTTGATACTATTTTCACTGATCTGACTTGTGCATGTGGGAAAACTTCAATTCCTCCTCCCCTGCCGTGTGGGACACCTACGCCGTCCTGTCAACTTCCATGCTCGGTTCCTCAGCCTTGTGGCCACCCGTCTTCTCACAGCTGCCACTTTGGAGACTGCCCTCCTTGCTCGGTGCCTGTAGCAAAAGAGTGCATTGGTGGACATGTTGTTTTAAGGAACATTCCTTGTGGTTCAAAGGATATTCGGTGTAACAAGCTCTGTGGAAAGACCAGGAGGTGTGGTCTCCATGCATGTAGCAGGACTTGTCACCTACCACCATGTGACTCTTCCTGTGGACCTGACCCTGTGTCAAAGGCTTCTTGTGGGCAGGCATGCGGTGCTCCTAGGAGAGATTGCAGGCACACATGTACTGCACCTTGTCATCCGTCAGTTTCTTGCCCTGATGTGGGGTGTGAGTTCCCGGTTACTATCTCATGTGGTTGTGGTCGGTTAACGGTAGCGGTTCCTTGTTATGCTGGAGGTAGCAGTAGCAGTTCTAGTGCTGATACCATATACGAAGCCtccattgtccaaaagctgccAGTACCACTTCAACCAGTGGAATTAAATGGGAAGAAGGTACCACTTGGACAGAGGAAGCTTATGTGTGATGATGAATGTGCCAAATTGGAGCGTAAAAAGGTTCTTGCTGATGCCTTTGATATTACACCCGTCAACTTGGATGCCCTTCATTGTGGTGTGAATTCTGTTATGTCAGAGTTACTTGGAGATTTGTATAGGCGTGATCCCAAGTGGGTGCTATCTGTAGAGGAAAGATGCAAGTATTTAGTAATGGGCAAGAGCAGAGGGACTACAAGTGGTCTTAAGGCCCATGTTTTCTGTCCGATGCTGAAGGATAAGAGAGATGCCGTGAGACTTATAGCTGAGAGGTGGAAGGTTGCAATTTATTCTGCTGGCCGGGAGCCTAAGAGTTTCATTGTGGTTCATGCTACACCTAAATCTAAGGCTCCACCACGAGTTATCGGAGTTAAGGGTACCACTGCTCTGAATGCATTCCATCTACCAGTTTTTGATCCTTTGGTTGACATGGATCCTaggtttgttgtttcttttataGATCTGCCAAGAGAAGCAGATATTAATGCGTTAGTCCTGAGGTTTGGTGGGGAGTGTGAGCTAGTTTGGCTGAATGACAAGAATGCCTTGGCTGTCTTTCATGATCCTGCCCGAGCCGCGACTGCAATGAGGAGACTGGATCATGCATCTGTCTACTATGGGGCTTCAGCAATTTCTCATAGTGTTGGAGCACTTGGGGGATCATCCATTAGTAATGTCTGGGGAGGAGCAGGGTCAACTGAGGAGAGAGGTGCCCTTACTGCATTGAAGGGCAACTCATGGAAGAAGGCTGTACTTCAGGATCCTGGTAGCAGAGAAGATTCGTCGGTTGATGAAGAATGGTCGAGTGGTTCTGCAGTGCAGGGTTCTGCTTGGAAGGTGAATGAAGCTCCCATTGCTGCCTCAATCAACCGGTGGAGTGCGATTGACTCTGAAACATCTTTGAAACCAGCTGCTCCATCTGTTAGAATTGAGGATCATGCAGAACGTGTGGGAAATCAATCCAAGTCAAGTTTTGAATCAATTGCAACTAGTTCGAGTTCAGCCGGGCAACCCAAGGCAGCAGCAGATGTCAGTGACAATGATCTCACTGAAGTAGTGGATGACTGGGAGAAGGCTTATGAA AAGGTATTTGGTGATGAGGATTTGTTTATTAATTTCCGGAAATCTCATCAAAATCCACAGGGAGTCTGTAGCTCTACTGCATTTATACATTTACGCGGTAATGGTTGGCAACTTTTT ATATTTGAGCAGAGATGTGCAGTACTTGTTTTTGTCGATGTTGAACTTGAAAG ATTGCAGAAGAAGAAACTTTCTTGTTTCACATGGAGATTTACAGACTGTTTTCATGCATTTGCTGGTGGAAGCAGTGTCCTCATCCCTTGCAGTTGCACAATGAGTTCAGCACAGTCCCTACTCGAAGATGAACAACAGTTAGCGAATGCAGGACAAAAAGAGCAGAGGAAGTGGGAAT GTATAGATTGGATAGACTCAATTCCTGGTGCATTTAATCTTCTCTTGCTGGTCCATTTAATCTTCtgtgtctttttcttttctctgccATTCTTTATTGTCTCTCAGTTTATTCCTCTCTCTGTTCATCTGTTCATGGACCCTGAAGTACCTTCAAGTCCCTCGCTTGATGGGTTTAAG AAGCATACACTCCTTTTGTCTTTCCAAAGCCTTGGAGTAGTTTTTGGGCGCTTGAGCACCGCTCCCTTATATGTCTATGGCACGATCCCAGTAGAAGAATTCACATCGTCCGATTCTGCATATCAAtacttctcttttattttctggACTCTGACTATCATTACCTTGCTTAAGTATGCCATCATTGTACTGAGGGCCGATGATGATCGAGAAG GTGGTCCATTTGCTCTGTACTCATTATTGTGCAGACATGCTAAAGTTGGTCTGCTTCCTAATGATAGAACTGGTAATGAGGTTATGCATTATGAGGCTGGAAGCCCTTTCAGGATCAAGAAGGAATCCAGGGCTAGAAGGGcaatcaaaaacaataaaagttGTCATTATGTGATGCTGTTATTGGCACTGTTTGGTGCTTGTGTGATGATTGGTGATGCAGTGCTTACCCCAGCTATTTCTG TGTTATCTGCTTCATCGGGTCTTCAGCAATCATTATCAGATATGGCAGATAAAT TTTCCTCTTCACCAAAGGCGCAGGACCACATCGCAGAAGACCTGAATAAGT ATGTCGCAGTTCCGTTTGCCTGTGCCATATTGGTGTGCCTTTTCACACTCCAGCAGTATGGGACCCATAAAATAGGCTTTGTGTTTGCTCCAATTATCATCATATGGCTCTTATTCATTGGTGGAGTAGGCATACATAATATAGTGCAATGTGAACCCAAAATCATGTCTGCAATCTCCccggtatatatgtatagattcaTCAGAAATATTGACAAAAGAAGTTGGAGGTCATTGGGGAGCATCCTTCTGTGCATTGCAG GATCAGAGGCTATGTTTGCGGATTTAGGTCATTTCTCAAAAAAGTCAATCCAG ATTGTGTTGGTGTCCTTGATTTATCCAGTTCTAATTCTGTGCTATGCGGGTCAATCTGCATTTATTTCCAAGAactatgaaaattttgaagatttcaATCATCTCAGCCGATCTATACCTG AACTTGCACGTCATGTCTTTGTAGTGCTATCTCTGCTTGCTTCAGTTGTAGGAAGCCAAGCAAGTTTAACGGGAAGTTTCTCCATCATAAAGCAGTGTCTGGCACTTGGTTGTTTTCCCCGAGTAAAAGTTGTACATACATCAGATAAACTTAATGGCCAAGTTTATATTCCAGATATCAACTGGTTATTAATGGTTCTTAGTCTCGCTGTTACAATTGGTTTCCATGATGCTGTCCGGATAGGTAATGCAGCAG GTTTGGCAATTGTTTCTGGAATGCTCGTAACATCTTGTTTGATGTCGCTCGTGATTGCTTTATACTGGGAGAAGAGTTGGTTGGCCTCAGCGTCCTTCTTACTCTTCTTTGGCTTGGTGGAAGCCATTTATCTATCAGCATGCATGTTAAATTTTCACAAAGGCGCCTGGTCTTTGGTCGTGTTTATTGCATTGTCCTTGACAATCATGCTTGCATGGCATTACGGAACTATGAAGAAGTACGAGCTTGATTTGCAAAACAAGGTATCTACAGAATGGCTGACAGACTATAGTCCGGGCCTTGGGGTTGCCAGAGTACCCGGAATCGGTTTCGTCTTTACTGATATAGTGACAGGAATCCCAGCTTTCTTCTCACATTTCATTACAAATCTTCCTGCATTTCATAAAGTGCTGATCTTTGTCTCCTTCAAGTCTTTACCTGTCCCTCACCTGCCCCCCAGTCGACGTTATCTTATAGGCCGGGTTGGTGCCAAGACGTATAAAATCTTTCGATGCATTGTGAGATACGGGTACTGTGATCATATTCAGGACACAAATGATTTCGAGGAGCAGATTATTCGTTCGATTGCAGAATTCATTTCCCAGGAAGAGAACGATTTCGAATCTCTTGTCTCCCCTGAAGGAAGAATGCTTGTGGTTGGAAATCCATCGCCGGAGGGAGATGCCATAATTCCTGTACAGGATACTTGCTCAGCTGTGGGAACTACAAGCTCTGCTAACAATGAAACTCAGATAACTGAGATAAGTCCAGCGGGAGATTCATCGGATACTGGTTTTCCTTCGgtcagaagaaagaagaaggtacGATTTACATTGCCAGCAAATCGTCCTAAAATGAACGTCTTCATCAGGGAGGAGCTACAAGAACTAATTGATGCCAGGGAGAGTGGTACTGCATACTTCCTAGGCCGGTCTCATTTAACCGTTCGTCAAGGCTCGAGCTTCTTGAAGCAGTTTCTAACCAAGACCTACGTTTTCTGCAATAACAATTGCCGAGCGCATCCAGTTGCATTGAACATCCCTCATGCTGCTCTTGTGGAGGTTGGTATGGTCTATACAATATAA
- the LOC119980686 gene encoding homeobox protein knotted-1-like 8: protein MEDNESRNTDVEKEEEEEAEAEAEEVLKKRISNHPLYGLLVDTHLECMKFVQNKNQNPSQSKHQNNALNANEDLPGLKAHDLIFPIQVCSIVDVDQNQEMNLKLPSRKHSPSNFLCQSELDSFMEAYCSALRELKEALEQPQQETIAFINAMQSQLRELTLSDTAAPDHHGPSTSSPVDQVNSSNDLN, encoded by the exons ATGGAGGATAATGAGAGTAGGAACACTGATgtggagaaagaagaagaagaagaagcagaagcagaagcagaggAGGTTCTCAAGAAGAGAATCTCTAACCATCCTTTGTATGGACTTCTGGTTGATACTCACTTGGAATGTATGAAG tttgttcaaaataaaaatcaaaatccatCGCAATCGAAACATCAAAACAATGCTTTGAATGCAAATGAAGACCTTCCTGGCTTGAAAGCTCATGACCTGATTTTTCCTATTCAGGTATGCAGTATTGTTGACGTGGACCAAAACCAGGAAATGAATCTGAAGCTACCAAGTAGAAAGCACAGCCCATCAAACTTTCTTTGCCAATCAGAGCTGGATTCCTTCATG GAGGCATACTGTTCTGCACTAAGAGAGCTGAAAGAGGCATTGGAACAGCCACAGCAAGAGACAATAGCtttcatcaatgccatgcaatcacaACTCAGGGAGCTAACCTTATCAGATACTGCTGCACCTGATCATCATGGACCTTCCACCTCATCTCCAGTAGATCAAGTGAACTCCAGTAATGATCTAAATTGA